CCGCGGCCGGCGGACCGTCTGGTTCGACCCGGCCGACCCGGATCAGGACCTGCCGGCGATGTGGGGCTCGTTCGTCGACAACGGCTTCCTCACGGGCGTGCCTCGAAAGATCGTGCAGGTGCCGGATTCGAGCAACAAGATCATGATGACGCTTCGGACACGCAACTGGACCGAAGCGACGATTGCGCCGCCCAGCCCATTGCCGTTGGCTGACAAGGATGATCCCTTTTGGACCAGCGAGTTCTTCGACGTTTGTGTCGACCCGTGGTCGGACTCGAACGTCGTCACCGACCCCTTCCACTGGACGCTCGGCCAGGCCGCCCCGCCGCTAAGCCTCTTCCCGAGCGATCCCGAAGCGACAGAGTGGGACCAGCCCATCGACGGCCGCCGGCCGGAGCATGAGGGCAAGTCGCGCTACGGCGAGAAGCAGTGGTACAGCTTCGTCGACGGCTCCGTGCGTGCCTTGACCTTCGAGGAGACGTACGACTCGGTCGAGAACAACATGTGGTCCGTCTCGCGTTGATCGTCCGGCAGGGCCAAGCAAAGAGCTGGCAACCCAAAGCGGGCTCGAGCAGCCAGGCCCTCTCGTCCGTTGCCGTACCATGTCGGCGTCGCCCACGTCCGGCATGCCCACAAGCACCGTCGAGAACTACCTGAAGCAGATCTATCTCGCAGGCCAGGGCCTCACTGATGAGGAGCTGGTTTCGATGGGCAGCGTCGCCGA
Above is a window of Planctomycetota bacterium DNA encoding:
- a CDS encoding type II secretion system protein, with the translated sequence MSRSATRTTRGFTLVELLVVIGIIALLVGILLPTLNRARNSAQGSVCASNMRQIATAVMMYANDEGQWFPRTMVTDTGFPETISWWRFDSYQAALEKYILQERGGVDDTGDTRGRRTVWFDPADPDQDLPAMWGSFVDNGFLTGVPRKIVQVPDSSNKIMMTLRTRNWTEATIAPPSPLPLADKDDPFWTSEFFDVCVDPWSDSNVVTDPFHWTLGQAAPPLSLFPSDPEATEWDQPIDGRRPEHEGKSRYGEKQWYSFVDGSVRALTFEETYDSVENNMWSVSR